One Pogoniulus pusillus isolate bPogPus1 chromosome 13, bPogPus1.pri, whole genome shotgun sequence genomic window, GTGCTCGGGGCTGAGCTGAGTGATAAGGACATGGGGACAGagcccagggctgagctgggtgatggggacatggggacagTGCTTGAGGTAGAGCCAAGGTGGTGAGGGCAGTGGGGAGTGGTGCTCAGGGTGTCGCCAGGGTGACAGGGACATGGGCACAGCGGTCGGGAGCAGGCTGGGGCgatggcagagcagctgaacatgGCATGGCCAGAGCGAGGCACGAGCCAGCGGGCAGCCTGCGGGCACCGCCTGCTCTGCAGATGGCACGGGACTGGCAGACCCTGCTCAGGCACAGCGGATTCTCTGCCAGGAAGAGGTGGGGATGTGCCATTTCCTCTCCCGGGAGGCCACCGTGCCCCCCAGGCAGTGACACCCGTGGGTGGCCGTGCCGTGCCCCGTGGGAGGAAGCGCCAAGGAGCCCTCGGCCGCTGCCTTTCACTTCCACACTGCCTCTCACTTCCACGCCTGGGTCGCCCACGCAGGCCCCCgggcgaggaggaggagcaggagcaggagcagaggaggagccgtgggctgcagccaccctcCCCGCCCTTGCACCTCAGGAGCCATTTGGCCCCGGTGACCAAGTCGTGGCGACAGCAGCCCCGGCTCCGGCCACGCGCCCAGGTAGGGGTGGCCACTGGGGTGGCAGCGGGCAGGGCGGTGGGTGGGCAGGggggtgctgccagcagggcaggggctgacCTCTCGGTaccctgcaggcagccccagggTTTCACCCACTGGCtcacttctgcttctgcttctgctcagcGCCAGCGCTcggcatcccccagccctgtgccgcGGCTTCTGCCTGTGCCACAGCCAGCCAGGCAGGGTGGCACTGGCTCTGGCCAGGGGTGGGAATTGTCATCGCTGCCCCCTtgggtggcactgggtgccGGGAGAGGTGGCAGCGTTTCTGGGCCAGGCTTGGCCGGGGGGATGGAGCTGTGGTgagctcctcagcaccaccagGAACGCCTCTCCATCTGCAGCCCCCAGACCCTCTATCCCTCGGGCATGGCTCAGCTCCAGCGCACCCACCTGATCCAGGGCCACCCTATCCAGTGCCCAtctcagcagccaggctgggagctccAGTCCTggtccaccctccctgccagcagcctcatTAGAGGCGTCCCCAGGGAGCCTGCCAATTAGTCCCGCAGCAGTAATTACCCCCCTGGAGGAGCCGATGGGCTGCTGGTCCCTGCCTGGCAAACAAGAGCATCTCTGCTGGAACAGGTGTGGCCACAGGAGCCATTAGCCCTGGACATGCCATGGGGATGTCCAAGAGCTTCCACGtggctgcccagctgccagcccttgccaaCAGGGCTTTTCAGTAACGAGGGCAGGAGCACCATGGGGTGTTCTGGCCCCAGGTGTGTGGGTGAAGCACCCAGGGCTGGCACACACCCCATGGCTCCACCCATCATCCATCCAGCTGTTTTTGTCTGcttgccagtgctgctggcacagcatggcacagtgTGGCATGGTAGGAGGCCATGGGCGATGATTGAGCCCCTGTGCAGGTGCTGCaccccagggagctggggagtgTGGGTGGGTGGATAAAGGGCAGGGGGGATGTGAGCaccacatcctgcctgcaccctgcctgtggtgcttaggcaccctgggtggcagcagctgcattgCTTGGCTCTGGATCCATCCCAGTAGCCAGCCACTGGTGTGGCAGAGACCGGGGCGGGGGTGTAGGAGTGTATGGGGAGTGGGGCATGGCCAGGTGGGCATCAAGAGGATCCCATCTCCCTGTCTACCAGAAGGGTGGGTGGGTGCCCACAAGAGTGGGCACCTTGTCTGCCCCCAGTCCTGCTGTCACCAGGAAGTGCCCAGCTGGTTCGCTACTTCCAAGGAACACCCTGCCCTGGAGGGTGTGAGGGAAGCTGGCACACCTGGCTCTGTTGTTGCCAAcctcaccacttctctgggcatccCACCATCACCCTGCTGACGCACCCACCAGCGGGCATAGGGTGCTGGTTGTCCCTACCCAGAATGCTGTTGCCATGGTGGTGGGCACGTTCAGCTCCATCATCTCCTGGCACCCCAGGGCTGGCTTGGGCTGGACCATGCCCACATGTCCCTCGTCCCCAGCTGAGTGGCACATGGCACATAGCAGGGtggctcagctctctcagccatcAGCAAGCTGCCGCTCACGGCTCGCCAACGCCAAGAGCCAGCTGGCACATATGTGGCAGATGGGGACACTGCAGCGTGGGGGGACGCAGGCGCCGTGGGGCACTGCGGCAGTGGGGTGGATGGCAGGGCCAGCACCCTTCATCTCACCCTGCTCTACCCATGCCACCCGTGGATGGTGCGTGGGGGGTGTGGTGCCAGGTGACCTCCGGTGCCAAGGAACTGGTGAGTGCCAGCGGGGTTGGTGCCCACAGCTAAGCACTCCTGCTCCTCTTCGGTgccaccacagccacccctgGGAGTGATGGGTGCTATGGGGTGGGAGGGCAGCCCTGCGATGTGATCGCCATCTGCATCAGCCTGGCTGGATGTTGAGCAgtgccatgtgctgggctggcaTAGCTGGGTGGGTACCTTCCCCATCCCAGCGGGCTTGTGGCAAACTTGTGGCGGTGTGTTGGCTGTGGCGGGGAGGGGGCTGCATGAGGGGCAGGGCCATTGCCATGCCGGTCATGCGTGGGAGCGGCAGCCTCGCCGGAGCTGGGACCGGTGccagccaggggctggcaggaggagaggcagtcGGGCACTGGTGCTGATGGGGACGGGGATGCTGGTGGGGCTCAGGGCACCATCCCCGGCCGAAGCTGGGTGCTGAGTGTGGGCGTCGCTGAGGTAGGAGCTGAACAATGGCGgtggtgggcaggaggaggaggaggaggaaagggctcAGGGGCTCCCCGAGCGGTGCACAAAGGGCTGGGGCGGGCACGGGGCTCCACTGGCCCCCGAGCTGggtcacactgctggcacagcccccagACAAACCCTGCGTGTCCCCTGCGGCTGGGGGCTCCTGCCCCTCCTTAGTGGATGCCTCTCACCttggcaggggctgctgcccagTTATGAAGCAGGGTGGCATGTCCTGTCCCATGCCtaggtgctgcaggaggtggccTTGTGtgagtgccagctgggcacagggtcctggcagcagctgtggtgctctGTACAGCCACCTCATGGAGCAACCGGTGGCTTTGCAGGGGATGAGCAGGGCTTCCCGGTGGCATGGCCGCCACTATGGCACCTTCTCATGCCCCTCTGCCTCTGGGGTGCCAGGGGAATGACGTGCCACGTTGCCATGCCAAGCCTCACCGGCTGCCAGGAATGTACTGGGGCTGAGTGCTCGCCAggatggctgctgctggggcaacGGTGCTGGCAGACGagtgggcactggtgaggggGGTCGAGGTTCACCCATCTCCACCATgcagggagcagcctggagcccgaGGAGCACAGCATGGAGCCACCAACCgtgcctgaggaggaggaggaggaggagatgcccCTTGCCACAGTGCCTGGCCCGGCGGGATGCCAGCTGTTCGGTTACGTGGGCATCGAAGCTGTGCTCGACCAGATGAAAGTCAAAACCATGAAGATGGGCTTCGAATTCAACATCATGGTCGTGGGTGAGCACTTggcacaggggctgctgccagtcAGTGTGGGAATCTTGGCTCTGGTGCCACCATGCCAGGGGAAATCATGGTTTGAAGGGATACTGGGGGAGATATTGGGGCGCAACCTCCTGAGCCCCATCAGCTGGcgatggtggtggtgggcaaCCTCGTGCCAGCTGAtgggctgctgcaggtgggcaccATGGGGTCGGCACCCTAGGGTGATGAATGTATTGGGGTGTAGGGGGTGTAGGTCAAAGATGTGCCAGCCTCTGGGATGCACCCAATGGACATTGAGCTGTAATCTCCATGAGGCAATTCATtagagggcacaaactggaccTATCCCAACCTCTGGGGTACTCCCAATGGATATTCAGGAATAAATGCATCAGGGGGATAACCTGGAGCTATCCCAACCTCTGGAATCCTCCCAGATGGGTGCCACAGGGTCAGCACCCTGGGGAGAGAAACTCATCATTGTGTAAatcagagctctgccagcctctgggATGCTCCCAATGGATGCTGAACTGTTGCCACCTTGGGAAAATTAATTAGAGGGCATGAACTGAAGCTATCCCAACCTCTGTGATGCTCCCAATGGATACTGAGCTGTAATCCCCTTGGGGGAATTATTAGAGGGAACAAAGTGGAGCTACCTCCTCCTCTGGGATGCTCCCAAATGGATGCTCAGGAATAAATTCATCAGGGGGATAAACTGGAGTTTTCCCAGCTGCTGGGATGCTCCCAGTGGATATTGAGATGTAATCCCCTTGGAAGAATTAATTAGAGGGAACAAGTTGGAGCTATCCCAGCATCTGGGATGCTCCTAGTGGATATTGAGATGTAATCCCCATGGAAGAATTAGAGGAAACAAATTGGAGCTATCCCAGCCACTGGGATGCTCCCAGATGGATATTGAGCTGTTGGAAGAACTAATCTGAGGGAATAAACTGGAATTATCCCACAATCTGGGATGCTCCCAAATGGATGCTGAGCTGATACCACCTTGGGAAATAAATTCATCAGAGGGATAACCTGGAACTATCCCAGACTCCAGGATGATCCCCGATGGATACCAAAGGGTGTATGTTTATTGGAGGTGGATAACCTGGAGCTATCCCAACCTCTGGGACGCTTCCAAATGGATACTCAAGTGTTATTGCCCTGAGAGGATCAATCAGGGGGTTAAATTAGAGCTATTCCAGCCTCTGGGATGCTTCCAGGTGGGTACTGAGGATACTTTTATTGAGGGGAGGATAAACTGGAGCCATTCCAGCCTCTGGGATGCTTCCAGGTGGGTACTGAGAAGGATACATTTATTGGGGGGGGATAAACTGGAGCTATGCCAGTCTTTGGGCTGCTCCCAAATGGATCCAGAGGTGGTGCCGTCCTTGCTGGGAGCACCAAGCAGGGCTGCCATGTGCCCACAgggcagagtgggctgggcAAGTCAACGATGGTGAACACCCTCTTCAAGTCCAAGGTGAGCCGCAAGGCCTCCCAGCCCGGCCAGCAGGAGCGCATCCCCAGGACCGTGCAGCTGCAGTCCATCACCCACGGTAAGGTCACCCCTGTGGGCTCCTGTCCCAGCACTCTGGGGGAGGCCCCAGGGAGGTGTGAGGCCACAGGTGTTTGGCCCCCACTGCTCCATGTCTCTGCCTCTTAGTCATCGAGGAGAAGGGGGTGAAGATGAAGCTGACGGTGACAGACACCCCGGGCTTCGGGGACCAGATCAACAACGACAACTGGTAGGGCACTAATGAGGTGTGGCAGCCCAGTTTGGTGGGTGGCAGtttggggcagggggagggagttGAGCTCAGATGGCATCCCCCAACTCGTCCTTCTCAGCTGGGACCCTATCATCAAATACATCAACGAGCAGTACGAGAGGTACCTGCGGGAAGAGATCCTCATCACCCGCAAGAGGAAGATCCCAGACACCAGAGTCCATGGATGTGTCTACTTTGTGCCCCCCACGggtcactggtgagtccccattcacatcacccatgggtgctcCATGCTTGGTGGTGTGGGTCATCCTGGGATGATGGTGCTGGGGGTCACCTTGGAGTGGTTTAGGTCATCCTGGGGTGATGGTGGTGAGGTCACCTTGGAGTGGCTGGATCACTCTGGGGTGATGGTGGTAGGGCCACTCCAAGATGATGGGGTCACACTGGTGGGTGGCAATGGTGCAGGATGTCTCCATAGGGATAGTGGTGGAGGTCACTCCATGGTGATGATGTGAGGTGGTCACTCTAGGCTACTGATGGTGAGGGTCACCCCATAGTGATGGTGGTGGGGTCAGCCTGGGCTGTTAGTGCTGCAGGTCACCCCACAGTGACAGTGGTGGGGGTTGTCCTGAGGTGATGTAGGTCACTGTGAAGTGATGGAGTGATGGTGGTGGGGGTCACTGCACGCCGATGGTGGCACAGGTCACCCTAGGTCGGTGGCAGTATCGCCCTGAGGTGACTTGGGCATGAGTCACCCCAAGGCGGTGGTGCTGTGAGTCACCCCAAGGTGGTGATGGTGTGGTCAGCTCGGGCGTGGTGGTCGGTGAGGGTTGCCTCAGGGTGATGGTCGGTGGGGGTTGCCTCAGGGTGATGGTCGGTGGGGGTTGCCTCAGGGTGGTGGTCGGTGGGGGGGGTGCCTCAGGGTGGTGGCCGGTGGGGGTTGCCTCAGGGTGGTGGTCGGTGGGGGGGGTGCCTCAGGGTGGTGGTCGGTGGGGGGGCACCTCAGGGTGGTGGTCGGTGGGGGGGTGCCTCAGGGTGGTGGTGCCTGGCAGGCTGCGCCCGCTGGACCTGGAGTTCATGCGGCGGCTCAGTAAGATCGTCAACGTGGTGCCGGTGATCGCCAAGGCTGACACGCTCACCCTGGAGGAGCGGGCAGAGTTCAAGCAACGGGTGAGGACGAGTCCCCGAGAGGCTCCTGGGGTGCCCTGTGTGCCCCTGGAGCCCCTCTGGAGCCCCATCTCCCACAGATCCAGGAGGACCTGAAGACCCATGCCATCAGTGTGTACCCGCAGCAGGACTTTGACCAGGACCCAGAGGACCGGGAGCTGAACGACAGGATCCGGGTAGGTGCCGGGATGCTGGCGTTGGGGATGGCATCTGCTGAGGACTGTGCTATGGGAGAGATGGCCCTAGTGGGGTCTGGTCAAGCACATCCCTCTGCACCCACAGGAGAAGATCCCCTTTGCCGTGGTGGGGGCGGACCAGGAGCACCAGGTGAATGGCAAGAGGGTGCTGGGCCGCAAGACCAAGTGGGGCATCATCGAAGGTAAGAGGAGCCCCTAAGGTCCTCAACCCTCCCCAGGTACAGGGCACCTGATGAGGCTGCAGGTAAGTGCACCCACAGGTGCATTCCTGCCTggggggtggtgctggggggagCAGGTGGTGACATGGAGCCACGTTGCTCTGGTGGTCCCcgggcaccctgctgcccacccactGCCCGCTGGCCCTTGCCTTGCAGTGGAGAATGCAGCGCACTGCGAGTTCCCCCTCCTGAGGGACCTGCTGATCCGGTGAGcaggggacagggctgggggcacagcACCCTACCGGGGGCAGTGGTGAGGACAGGAAAACAGTGACTCGATGCCCTTTCTCcctggcagctcccacctgCAGGACCTGAAGGACATCACCCACAACGTCCACTACGAGAGCTACCGTGTGCGGCGGCTCAACGAGAGCAACCACCTGGCACTGAGCCCActcaatgggctgcccagcaagggtgagGCTGATGGTGACCTCTGAGCAGCCAcggccacccctgagccaccACTGGAGGCCTGTGGCCATGCCCAG contains:
- the LOC135180612 gene encoding septin-12-like isoform X6, with the translated sequence MWQMGTLQRGGTQAPWGTAAVGWMAGPAPFISPCSTHATRGWCVGGVVPGDLRCQGTGSSLEPEEHSMEPPTVPEEEEEEEMPLATVPGPAGCQLFGYVGIEAVLDQMKVKTMKMGFEFNIMVVGQSGLGKSTMVNTLFKSKVSRKASQPGQQERIPRTVQLQSITHVIEEKGVKMKLTVTDTPGFGDQINNDNCWDPIIKYINEQYERYLREEILITRKRKIPDTRVHGCVYFVPPTGHWLRPLDLEFMRRLSKIVNVVPVIAKADTLTLEERAEFKQRIQEDLKTHAISVYPQQDFDQDPEDRELNDRIREKIPFAVVGADQEHQVNGKRVLGRKTKWGIIEVENAAHCEFPLLRDLLIRSHLQDLKDITHNVHYESYRVRRLNESNHLALSPLNGLPSKGEADGDL
- the LOC135180612 gene encoding septin-12-like isoform X5, with product MLPEAPQGWDAAPQVLPQPQLRVSLDVSLSASPTPAHRGPGEAALVPSVPSSGRAMRLPLPPAPRAAPFKLVSQPQTVQVSSQPAFLGGLVLVPALGTLTMPRGAGVNPHSVRLVEPQGPCMAAASSSEAVDGDWAAATPEHGSSLEPEEHSMEPPTVPEEEEEEEMPLATVPGPAGCQLFGYVGIEAVLDQMKVKTMKMGFEFNIMVVGQSGLGKSTMVNTLFKSKVSRKASQPGQQERIPRTVQLQSITHVIEEKGVKMKLTVTDTPGFGDQINNDNCWDPIIKYINEQYERYLREEILITRKRKIPDTRVHGCVYFVPPTGHWLRPLDLEFMRRLSKIVNVVPVIAKADTLTLEERAEFKQRIQEDLKTHAISVYPQQDFDQDPEDRELNDRIREKIPFAVVGADQEHQVNGKRVLGRKTKWGIIEVENAAHCEFPLLRDLLIRSHLQDLKDITHNVHYESYRVRRLNESNHLALSPLNGLPSKGEADGDL
- the LOC135180612 gene encoding septin-12-like isoform X7 — translated: MEPPTVPEEEEEEEMPLATVPGPAGCQLFGYVGIEAVLDQMKVKTMKMGFEFNIMVVGQSGLGKSTMVNTLFKSKVSRKASQPGQQERIPRTVQLQSITHVIEEKGVKMKLTVTDTPGFGDQINNDNCWDPIIKYINEQYERYLREEILITRKRKIPDTRVHGCVYFVPPTGHWLRPLDLEFMRRLSKIVNVVPVIAKADTLTLEERAEFKQRIQEDLKTHAISVYPQQDFDQDPEDRELNDRIREKIPFAVVGADQEHQVNGKRVLGRKTKWGIIEVENAAHCEFPLLRDLLIRSHLQDLKDITHNVHYESYRVRRLNESNHLALSPLNGLPSKGEADGDL